A stretch of the Williamwhitmania sp. genome encodes the following:
- the cas3 gene encoding CRISPR-associated helicase Cas3', which yields MIPCSHIKAKGAPDNTPLFVHLEQVMIVAEKIAQAKGMDVSIARAGALLHDIGKASPVFQAQLNGIRPKRFFRHEIASLLFLSLFDSHIHPQLIEMVVGHHKSIKTPNNSAAKGILDLEDSCDDSFEVHAEKWDEWMPAAVEILNGFGIAAKAISLEEASSNYQVALDYCCDVVKQQGYSKWKGLLMGADHFASALGNKTSEQASRIFKTPNLAFFDRKHPLFPLSLKESDSAKPHTLVVASTGAGKTDFLFRRCKGRVFYTLPFQASINAMYKRVKRDLESTNPDLDIRLLHSSSQIVVSGASIEEKTIQGHIGSSIKILTPHQIASIAFGLQGFEATIADLEGCDVILDEIHTYSGVTQSIVFKIVQVLKHLNCRIHIGTATMPTALYAQIIEVLGAENVLEVKLSADELNAFDRHVVHKIGEWSNAYTEIAKAIAESKKVLVVCNKVKNAQAQYTYFKEQYPSIPIVLLHSRFKRSDREQKEKLLLGLNDDGRPNGNFNTSTDACIVVSTQVVEVSLDISFDIMVTETAPLDALIQRFGRINRRRTEATIGKYMPVFVIQPPEKESDCKPYKQDDLASSYEVLPSGEVLKEIDLQAKIDTVFPSVDLLNIEQHSVFKQDGKWRIDFLTHRNKSILFELLEIDSIACIVEDDEIAYREADYEARVGMEIPAKFNYGFKSLRQLLFGSKPFIVPNRAYSSELGLDMSLVKSENYSTFEFL from the coding sequence ATGATTCCGTGTAGCCATATAAAGGCAAAAGGTGCGCCCGATAATACACCCTTGTTTGTGCACTTAGAGCAGGTGATGATTGTTGCCGAAAAGATTGCACAAGCAAAGGGTATGGATGTATCTATTGCAAGAGCTGGCGCGCTGCTACATGATATTGGTAAGGCAAGTCCTGTTTTTCAGGCTCAACTTAATGGGATTCGTCCAAAACGCTTTTTCCGACACGAGATTGCCTCACTGCTGTTCCTGTCCCTGTTTGATTCACATATCCATCCGCAGCTAATCGAGATGGTGGTAGGTCACCATAAGTCAATAAAAACGCCCAACAACTCGGCTGCGAAGGGAATTCTTGATTTGGAAGATAGCTGCGATGATTCCTTTGAAGTCCATGCAGAAAAGTGGGATGAGTGGATGCCTGCAGCTGTTGAGATACTAAATGGATTTGGAATTGCTGCAAAAGCAATATCATTGGAGGAAGCATCTTCGAACTATCAAGTTGCACTAGATTACTGTTGCGATGTTGTTAAGCAGCAGGGCTATTCGAAATGGAAAGGCTTACTTATGGGAGCCGACCATTTTGCATCTGCTCTTGGAAATAAAACCTCAGAGCAGGCAAGTAGGATATTTAAGACTCCAAACCTTGCTTTCTTCGATCGCAAACATCCACTTTTTCCTCTTTCTCTTAAAGAGTCGGATTCTGCAAAACCGCATACTTTAGTTGTTGCATCAACAGGTGCAGGCAAAACCGATTTTCTTTTTAGAAGGTGTAAAGGACGAGTATTCTATACATTGCCCTTCCAAGCATCTATTAATGCTATGTATAAGAGGGTAAAGCGAGATTTGGAGTCAACAAATCCCGATTTAGATATTCGGCTTTTGCACTCATCGTCCCAAATTGTTGTAAGCGGTGCTTCCATCGAAGAAAAGACAATTCAGGGGCATATTGGCTCCTCCATTAAGATTCTTACCCCGCATCAAATTGCATCAATTGCTTTTGGTTTGCAGGGATTCGAGGCAACCATTGCAGACTTAGAAGGGTGTGATGTTATTCTTGATGAAATACATACTTATAGCGGGGTAACCCAATCAATCGTTTTTAAGATAGTTCAAGTATTAAAGCACCTTAATTGTCGAATACATATTGGTACAGCAACTATGCCAACAGCCCTATATGCTCAAATAATTGAAGTGTTGGGTGCAGAGAATGTTTTGGAAGTGAAGTTGAGCGCCGATGAGCTGAATGCGTTTGACAGGCATGTTGTACACAAAATTGGCGAATGGAGCAATGCTTATACAGAAATTGCCAAGGCTATAGCCGAAAGCAAAAAGGTGCTAGTAGTGTGCAACAAGGTCAAGAATGCTCAAGCACAGTATACATATTTTAAAGAGCAATACCCAAGTATTCCAATTGTCTTGCTGCATAGCCGTTTCAAAAGGAGTGATCGGGAGCAAAAAGAGAAGTTGCTTCTCGGTCTCAATGATGATGGGAGGCCCAATGGCAACTTTAACACTTCCACGGATGCGTGTATCGTAGTTTCTACTCAGGTAGTTGAAGTTAGCTTAGACATTAGCTTCGATATTATGGTAACTGAAACAGCTCCCCTAGATGCCCTTATTCAACGATTTGGCCGCATAAATCGAAGGAGAACTGAGGCTACCATTGGAAAGTATATGCCCGTATTCGTCATCCAACCGCCTGAAAAGGAATCGGACTGCAAGCCATACAAGCAGGATGATTTAGCTAGCAGCTATGAAGTGTTGCCTTCGGGAGAAGTATTAAAGGAGATTGATTTACAAGCAAAAATTGATACTGTGTTTCCATCAGTAGATTTACTGAATATTGAGCAGCATTCGGTATTTAAGCAAGATGGTAAATGGCGAATAGACTTCCTTACCCATAGGAATAAGTCGATCCTTTTTGAACTGCTAGAGATTGATAGCATTGCCTGCATTGTAGAAGATGATGAGATTGCCTATCGTGAAGCCGATTATGAGGCACGAGTGGGAATGGAAATACCGGCAAAGTTCAACTATGGTTTTAAGTCGCTTCGGCAATTGCTATTTGGAAGCAAGCCTTTTATTGTTCCCAACCGAGCTTATAGTAGTGAGCTAGGGCTTGATATGAGCCTCGTTAAATCGGAGAATTACTCAACATTTGAATTCTTATAA
- the cas6 gene encoding CRISPR-associated endoribonuclease Cas6, with product MRIHLKIKTPKQGIPILHQPLLTGTIHKWIGENNNVHGELALFSYSWLTGGRLKNGLLQFSNEGYFFISSHNDKLLAGIIKGIQADPTMFNGLEVKEVLIESNPDFSHINHFNVASPIFIKRRNETSIQHILYTNPLAGQYLAETLQNKMEKVGLTDDALKIEFDLSYSKASTKLVHYNGIDNKTSWCPVIIEGKPETKAFAWNVGLGNSTGIGLGAIK from the coding sequence ATGCGGATACATTTAAAGATTAAAACACCTAAGCAAGGTATTCCAATCTTGCATCAGCCACTATTAACCGGAACAATTCATAAGTGGATTGGGGAAAATAACAATGTACATGGTGAACTTGCCCTTTTCTCCTACTCCTGGTTAACCGGGGGAAGGCTAAAAAACGGATTACTCCAATTTAGTAATGAAGGTTACTTTTTCATAAGCAGCCACAACGACAAGCTTCTTGCTGGAATTATTAAAGGGATACAAGCCGATCCAACAATGTTCAATGGTTTGGAAGTGAAAGAAGTGCTTATAGAATCAAATCCAGACTTCTCCCATATCAACCATTTCAACGTTGCGAGCCCAATCTTCATAAAGCGACGAAACGAAACCTCCATACAGCATATTCTTTACACGAATCCTTTAGCGGGTCAATACTTGGCTGAAACGTTGCAAAATAAGATGGAGAAGGTTGGATTAACTGACGATGCGCTTAAAATTGAGTTTGACTTAAGCTATAGCAAGGCATCAACCAAGCTAGTGCACTACAACGGTATTGACAATAAAACCAGCTGGTGCCCGGTAATAATTGAAGGAAAACCGGAAACAAAAGCCTTTGCATGGAATGTGGGGCTGGGTAATTCAACAGGAATAGGGTTAGGTGCAATAAAGTAA